The segment GGCTCCTTATTGGTACAGATGTCCCTGTCCTGGCTCTCATTTGGCCTTGGATAAAGTAGTGTAGCTACTAATTAACCCTGACCATGTTCCTgctatattttttgtttgtgcttCCCAATCCAGCCTCAAGCTACAGGGATTTGTGGAAACGCTATACTGTAAATAATTATGACATTCACTTGTCCACtgtgatgtgtatgtgtgtctgtatacTGTAGGCTACACATAAAGCACATAGCTGGGGCACATTAGTGAAGTGTTACAGGGCCATCTTATCCAAACAGCTCAAAGAAGGAAAATTAATTCATGCAGAGAGATCCTTCTGAAAACTGTGGGATCGTATATATTTGGGCTTAATAATGAAATACTAATATTTACTAGAACAGGGGATGGTGAGACTTATCTGTGAAGGAAATATACCCCTTATAACTAGTTTTAACAACATCATACAGTAGTATCTgatatttgattgaaaatatcAGATACTTAATATATAAATGAAGCTATTTTTAGTGTGCTGTTTGACTGAGcaactttctgttttttatttccataCAACAGAGCTGGGTGTTGtttcttatcaatcaatcagtctttatttgtatagcagcaaatcacaacaaacgttgtctcaagatgcttttacaaacataacaggtctagacagtactctatgttaaatgaCTCTATGTCTTAGTGAAATTACTTTGTGTGTATGAATGCAGGAGCTCATGGCCTGATATTGCCCTCtctcattttttctctttattaccAGCAGGGGGGAAGCTCATGGGCTCATACCACTCGGTATGTAACATGCTGACTTAAGAGCTTTTCCTGATAATATAGTCACTCTGTGTTCCACTCTATCGACACAACCAGCtgcacattttaatttcatattttgtatTTGCTGCTAAAGAAGCCAATTATTTTCTATAAAGTTCTTCATTTATTGGCACATTGTAACTTAGTAAGGTGAAGGTCCATGAACAAATGCTAATTCTTAACTGAGCTATTCCAGCTTTTTAGCCATCTTCGGCTGTCCAGTTAAATAGAAGCAGAATGACCAAAAtaacaatcattaaaaaaacagaatggtATATTTTATTAGAACAGCAAATGTAGACACTTTCAGGccttaaagcttgggttggtagtcacgaaaaactagcatgaatttaaatgtagcatttcctcaggactccgtctaaccctccccctcccctcggagctcctccaaaacgatgcccccgctcacatgcacgagcgcactgattcgcgaccatatgatcatgactgattcaaaaccggtcctcagcacattgtttgtgttttgcactaggtcaactcatgtctcactcagtggtaagaaaacaccaaaacagtatcatagtaaaagttaaaaacacaaacaaacatgaaatgtacgcccaggaggcgggcagaacggcaggacgggatttgattggtttcataatttggctcctgatggcagtgattggttggtgttttcacaggtttactccggctgtagagagcagctttttttcactcgttttaaagaacacattatgtattgattgctatcgggacataaagataattttaaccagtataacaaaaagtgtatctaaatctggctaccaaccccagctttaaggcatTCTTGTGATAATATAACATAAGGGACAAAAAATGTTTCTATATTCTGTATACTACTataagcgtcttgagatagcattgattgattgatctggcATCACATGGCATGCTGTATTTTACCAGTTATGTAGATTACATAATATTGACATGCCAGGCAATTACCAAGCCTTGAGTTTGGGGCACATTTGACACAATGTGCTAGAGTTAAATTAAGTTCCTGCTGAATGCAAAGACTGTATTAAACATATCacaacacacaaatgcacacaaacacaacacacccCATGTATGTTGCTTATAGAGTCTGACAAATGCTCCAGGCCGTGGCTCCAGTAAGTGCTGCCTCTGATAGAGCTGGGTGCTGCATTCTCAGTTTTTGATTGTTACATGTCCACACATGGATCACCTAATGATGCTGTTATTTGTGAGTCCTGCTGATGAGTATTTTCAAAAGATCAGACAGACAGGCATAAAGAAACTATTGGAAGCAGGGAAGGACACTTCACTGCTAGTAAAAAGGAGAAGCGCAGGTGCCAGGGGCAGAGATTGGGGATAGGTAGGGGTGCCCCAGCCCCTCCAGaaatgattggctatttgccttatCATTGGTTAGACTTGTGCTAAAATCCACTGCTTTGGCTGCTGGCTTTGTAGCTTTCTTAGCAATTCAGTTAAGCACATTTTCTGTTCGTTCTTTTCATAGGCCactttaaattgtgactttgAACAAACATCCTCTTTTCGAGTCCTTAAGAGTCCAGATAGGAAGATTATATGTTGCACATGCCTCCACGATTGACTAAATAAATTCTGTTCATTTGTGTGTATGAGCACATACTACATGCCAACACTGAAAAAAGTCAGTGCCCCGCCTTTCTATGGATAATCACAACATAGCACTATTTATCTACAAACTAGCCCAAAAATGTTGCAAAATAAGAGGGGTAATACATTTTCAATTGACAGAGCTCCTAATTTTAATACAATAAGActtttgttgttattcaatgaaaCCACAAGAGACAGACTTGACTGGgacttctctctgctctcaaaGACTTGAGACTAGACTTGGACATGTGAACACAGACTTATGACTTCACTTGAACTAGCAAACAGTGATTTGTGCCCATATCTTGCATGTAcacatatttttgtttcagtAGTTGGGTGggtgtatctgttttaatgtgtgtgtaagagagaaagGTACTTATGGTCAGATACAAAGTGATGAAAATTCTGACCTGAGGGTGCTGTATCTAAATGTCTATTACTAAAGCCAAAAACATGTGAACTCACATATCAATTAGTTTCACCTTCCACACACACCACTTCTTAACAATCATATCAAAATGAAGAGATAATTTGAGTAGCATACATTTTGTATATTGGCCCTTAGTAGCCTCTACATGCCCTGTAGTGGTAACTTagaaaataacttttatttggccattagaatgaatgaatgaataaattacttgtaataatgataataataacaacaataataataataataataataataataataataataataataataaaaacattctgaaGCAATATGCAAGCAATATTTGTCTTACAACATATTTTCTCTTTCACCAGGTTCCCAATGTTGAACATGTCCACCCCGAGTGAGCTGAAGTCTCCTTGCGTGACTCGCAACGGTATGGTTAAGTTGCCCCCCAGCCAACCCAATGGTCTGGGTAGTGCAAGTATCACCAAGGGGACACCTGCTGCCAAGAACCGCCTCTGCCAGTCCTCCTCTGTACCCTCCATTCTGCCCCCTCCATCATCATCCCTTCCattccaccaccaccacctggACGGCCCTGGAATTCCCAACTCAGCAACCTCCCTCCTGGGCTCTGATCTTGAGCCTGGAATGCCTCTTGTGGGCTTGAAGCCATCCCTTCGTCAGCTCCCCCCTCTCACTCTACCTAAACCTATGCTGCTGGAGCGCCAGCTTGTCTTGGATGAGAAGCTGCTCAACCGATTGCTATGGTACTTCACTACAGCCGAAAAATGTGTGCTGGCGCAGGTATGCAAGACATGGCGCAAGGTGCTGTACCAGCCCAAGTTCTGGGAAGGCGTTACACCCATCTTGCATGCAAAGGAGCTATATACTCTGTTGCATAATGGGGAAAAGGAATTTGTCAGTCTGCAGGCCTTTGCCCTGCGTGGCTTCCAGTCTTTCTGCCTGGTGGGTGTGTCAGACCTGGACATTTGTGAGTTTATCGACAATTACCCACTGTCCAAGAAAGGTGTTCGCTCGGTCAGCCTCAAGAGGTCtaccatcacagatgctggTTTGGAGGTGAGTTTCACGACTTGTTTGAAAAAGACAGAGGTCTCTAAATCCGTTTCTCTGTCCTTGGAAATGATAAATGTTGCAAATTGTTTGTAGTTCAAAGTGTCTGGAAGATAAAAGCATTCCTATCTGTACTCAGAGTCATTCTGGCTCTTTCATGATCCAAGAAGCGTCTATGAAAAGAACCAGAATGCCACAAATATATTAGTGTTTGGGAACAAAGCCACATAAATATTGCTGGTATTTCCCCTGTTCTGTGGTACATTTAgaattatttgttatttgtgatcttttcctgtttgattgttttatccTGCTTTATACCCACCATTTGTCCATTTTGCCTGCTGTATTTTTGAATTCAGCACAATGTATCAATCTAAAGCAGCAAGTATTGCAACAGAGACATTTTCAGTGTCACCCCTCTGCCCATTCAGAGTGAGAGCAGAGAGGCAGTAATATTTGCTGTGCCATGACTTTGTTTTACTGATAGGAATATCAGTATGTATCATGGTTAAACTTACCGAAAAGCCAATAAGTTATTTAACCTTTCTTAGTGTATTGCTAGTCCTTTTTACTGGCAAATTCTTTGAGTCACTGCTTCTATTTTCAAGAGTCTCAACCAGAAGAGACCAGTAGATGCAGTCAAGATAATGTTTTTTATAACAGATGATGCCGCTCTTAATTCATGTCTGAAAATAATTGGGACTTGGACTCTTATAGGTAAAATACATCCCTACCCAGGAGTCTAGACACTGGTTGTGGTTTCTGATGACTAATGAAATTAAGTGGCTGATAATACTGCCAATATTAAACATTGATTTAGCAGTCATAATACAACTACTATTGCATTGGTCTGAATAAGTTGAACTTTTTTATAttctatcaatctatctatctgctttatttatatagcacctttcaaacaaatcaaatgcaattcaaagtgctttatagcgattgaaaacaagaaagaagcagaaattaaataatggcaagacattaaaaaacaaaaatggattttaaaatagggaCTAAtgtccaacaacaacaataacatatgtgtaattaaataagttaaagcatcaaattaacattaagaatataaatagttaaaaaaaaaagggtaaggataataGATGAAGGTGAAATAAAGGCTACAAATTTCAATACAATTGAGAATTTGCAACATATGCAAATGTAATAATAACAGATTTTACTGGAATAGAAATACAGGGAAAGATCTGAGTCACTTAAGATATTTTGACCAAAAAATACCAAGACTAAAAGTCATATTCATCCAATATTTATGTGTCAGTTCACATGACCATATTGTTGATATTAAAATAATGCAAAGCCCTTCTTGCTTTTATTGTAGGTTTGCGCTGACCTGGTGAAAAACGATTGAATAAATTCAGAAATAAAAGTACATTCATCAATATTAGTCACTGTTTAAACAatcttaaatttattttttagcagcagcctgaataaatatataaagtttTTTTGCTAATAAATGCCTAGGAAATAATGACACATCATTTGAGGAACCCTATTTGGTATCCATAAGCAATAAAACGCATGTAACAattgatttttcaaaaaaagtggGAGGGTAGTGTACCTTCAATACAGAATTCAGTGTAACACAGAAGCAATTATTTTCACAACTAAGAGAAAAAACACCCCTACATTTTTGAGTGCCATTTTCTGGGCCTGTGTTGTCTCACAAGAAAACCAGCCTATGACTACTGAGTTAAAGCATGATACCATTTAGCAGACAATCGtttgtgtggttgtttttttcttcttgctaTTTATATAATAAAAACTATATGGTAGGTAAGTGTTGAAACATACACTAAGTACCTCTAACAGATGTTCAGTGGGCTATGTTATCATGGACATAAATGTAACTTCAGGCTTTACACCCACCTATGAAACACCACTTGAACATACAGTTAACTCATTTGGCCTTAAATCgttgaaacacagagatatACATCTCGTTAGAAAGATATTTAGATAGCAGATcgaaaacattacttttaaatACAAAAGATACAACAAATACCTTATTTCTCAAACTTAGTTGGTCCTTAAATCTTCACATCCAGAATTTTGTTTCCCCTTTAATTTGATCTATTCTTTGTAACTTCTTTAACTTCTGTAACTTCAATTCACCGACTGCATGAGTGAACCACACTTTTGGCTTTTTCTTGCAGGTGATGTTGGAGCAGATGCAAGGTCTGATGCACCTTGAACTTTCAGGCTGCAACGACTTTACTGAGGCTGGTCTGTGGTCAAGTCTGAATGCCCGGCTAACTTCCCTGAGTGTCAGTGACTGCATTAATGTGGCAGATGACGCCAT is part of the Notolabrus celidotus isolate fNotCel1 chromosome 20, fNotCel1.pri, whole genome shotgun sequence genome and harbors:
- the fbxl16 gene encoding F-box/LRR-repeat protein 16; amino-acid sequence: MLNMSTPSELKSPCVTRNGMVKLPPSQPNGLGSASITKGTPAAKNRLCQSSSVPSILPPPSSSLPFHHHHLDGPGIPNSATSLLGSDLEPGMPLVGLKPSLRQLPPLTLPKPMLLERQLVLDEKLLNRLLWYFTTAEKCVLAQVCKTWRKVLYQPKFWEGVTPILHAKELYTLLHNGEKEFVSLQAFALRGFQSFCLVGVSDLDICEFIDNYPLSKKGVRSVSLKRSTITDAGLEVMLEQMQGLMHLELSGCNDFTEAGLWSSLNARLTSLSVSDCINVADDAIAAISQLLPNLSELSLQAYHVTDTAMAYFTAKQGYTTHTLRLHSCWEITNHGVVNMVHSLPNLTALSLSGCSKITDDGVELVAENLRKLRSLDLSWCPRITDMALEYIACDLHKLEELVLDRCVRITDTGLGYLSTMSSLRSLYLRWCCQVQDFGLQHLFGMRSLRLLSLAGCPLLTTTGLSGLIQLQELEELELTNCPGATAELFKYYSQHLPHCMVIE